A single region of the Sorghum bicolor cultivar BTx623 chromosome 9, Sorghum_bicolor_NCBIv3, whole genome shotgun sequence genome encodes:
- the LOC8074615 gene encoding uncharacterized protein LOC8074615, with the protein MMLRAAGRRLLGLGGGEAAPPVPPVATVAAVAIRGRGYHERVVDHYNNPRNVGSFDKDDADVGTGIVGAPACGDVMKLQIRVDEGSGRIVDARFKTFGCGSAIASSSVASEWIKGKQMEEVVAIKNTEIAKHLSLPPVKLHCSMLAEDAIKAAVKDYEAKKGKLAKAEEQDIPSP; encoded by the exons ATGATGCTGCGCGCGGCGGGCAGGCGGCTCCTCGGCCTAGGAGGCGGCGAGGCTGCGCCGCCGGTGCCCCCGGTCGCTacggtggcggcggtggcgatCAGGGGCAGAGGGTACCACGAGCGGGTGGTGGACCACTACAACAACCCGCGCAACGTGGGGTCCTTCGACAAGGACGACGCGGACGTCGGCACGGGGATCGTCGGCGCGCCGGCGTGCGGGGACGTCATGAAGCTGCAGATCCGCGTCGACGAGGGCTCCGGCAGGATCGTCGACGCGCGCTTCAAGACTTTCGGTTGCGGCTCCGCCATCGCGTCCTCCTCCGTCG CTTCCGAATGGATTAAGGGCAAACAAATGGAGGAAGTAGTAGCGATCAAGAACAC CGAGATTGCGAAGCACCTGTCTCTTCCACCGGTAAAGCTCCACTGCAGCATGCTCGCTGAGGATGCAATCAAAGCCGCCGTGAAGGATTACGAGGCAAAGAAAGGGAAGCTGGCCAAGGCAGAGGAGCAGGACATCCCATCTCCATAA